The following are encoded together in the Drosophila biarmipes strain raj3 chromosome 3L, RU_DBia_V1.1, whole genome shotgun sequence genome:
- the LOC108035039 gene encoding PDZ and LIM domain protein 2 isoform X4 has translation MSPKLHEFAVVLVRDGQATPWGIRLVGGNDLDTPLIITRVQVGSPSHGELLRGDIISKIGEYDARDLSHADAQQLFRGAGNEIRLVVHRDNKIAYTQGGTQEAGPGSRSNSTLPPATPELLPHRGPSPFLPGPSHFERALQLPVDTLPQTVFPQLNSSGGYEVPSAVFSPKPTRDHQQDVDEEQAAIVNQPYRTTPLVLPGAKVKKDAPTTESYLRHYPNPAVRAHPGHDYHDSIMKQRVADTMLHKVVGSEADTGRVFHKQFNSPIGLYSNNNIEDTIRSTVPYKKTVQYDPRNSDTYRAIQEEGGYSNYGQSSPQEVTIPVQTKVYQPNRLVPGKKPVSAPVSRPPYNVVNTHDENIRQSGSFNRLMYSVIGATEY, from the exons ATGAGCCCCAAGCTGCACGAGTTCGCGGTGGTCCTGGTGCGCGACGGCCAGGCCACGCCCTGGGGCATCCGCCTGGTGGGCGGCAACGACCTGGACACGCCGCTGATAATCACCAGG GTCCAAGTGGGCAGCCCGTCGCACGGGGAGCTGCTGCGCGGCGACATCATCTCGAAGATCGGCGAGTACGATGCACGCGACCTGAGCCATGCGGATGCACAGCAGCTGTTCCGCGGTGCTGGCAACGAGATCCGCCTGGTGGTGCACAG gGACAACAAAATCGCCTACACGCAGGGAGGCACCCAAGAGGCGGGTCCAGGATCGAGGAGCAACTCCACCTTGCCTCCGGCCACTCCGGAACTCTTGCCCCACCGAGGTCCCTCCCCTTTTCTGCCTGGACCCAGCCACTTCGAGAGGGCTCTGCAGTTGCCAGTGGACACTCTGCCGCAGACCGTGTTCCCCCAGCTGAACTCCTCCGGGGGGTACGAGGTGCCCTCGGCTGTGTTCTCGCCCAAGCCAACTCGGGATCATCAACAGGACGTCGATGAGGAGCAGGCCGCCATTGTAAACCAG CCCTACCGAACAACTCCGCTGGTCCTGCCCGGCGCCAAAGTGAAGAAGGATGCGCCCACGACAGAGTCCTACTTGAGGCACTACCCCAACCCGGCTGTGCGCGCCCACCCAGGACACGACTACCATGACAGTATCATGAAGCAG CGCGTGGCCGATACCATGCTGCACAAGGTTGTCGGTTCTGAGGCCGACACTGGCCGC GTCTTCCACAAGCAATTCAACTCGCCCATCGGCCTGTACTCCAACAACAACATCGAGGACACCATCAGATCTACAGTTCC CTATAAGAAAACTGTCCAGTACGATCCCAGGAACAGCGATACCTACAGAGCCATTCAAGAAGAGGGCGGCTACAGCAACTATGGCCAGTCCTCGCCACAGGAAGTAACCATTCCTGTGCAGACTAAGGTCTATCAGCCGAATAGATTGGTTCCAGGAAAG AAACCAGTATCAGCGCCAGTATCCCGGCCGCCGTACAAT GTGGTAAACACCCACGATGAGAACATACGCCAGAGCGGCTCCTTCAATCGTCTCATGTACAGCGTCATTGGTGCCACCGAGTACTag
- the LOC108035039 gene encoding uncharacterized protein LOC108035039 isoform X11, translated as MEYVQFKNGSPVYYKEQPDLNECIQYQPYRTTPLVLPGAKVKKDAPTTESYLRHYPNPAVRAHPGHDYHDSIMKQRVADTMLHKVVGSEADTGRVFHKQFNSPIGLYSNNNIEDTIRSTVPFATSESNRLKDSPLHRPLPTKLNGYKKTVQYDPRNSDTYRAIQEEGGYSNYGQSSPQEVTIPVQTKVYQPNRLVPGKKPVSAPVSRPPYNVVNTHDENIRQSGSFNRLMYSVIGATEY; from the exons ATGGAGTACGTTCAGTTCAAAAACGGATCCCCAGTCTACTACAAGGAGCAGCCAGACCTCAATGAGTGCATCCAATACCAA CCCTACCGAACAACTCCGCTGGTCCTGCCCGGCGCCAAAGTGAAGAAGGATGCGCCCACGACAGAGTCCTACTTGAGGCACTACCCCAACCCGGCTGTGCGCGCCCACCCAGGACACGACTACCATGACAGTATCATGAAGCAG CGCGTGGCCGATACCATGCTGCACAAGGTTGTCGGTTCTGAGGCCGACACTGGCCGC GTCTTCCACAAGCAATTCAACTCGCCCATCGGCCTGTACTCCAACAACAACATCGAGGACACCATCAGATCTACAGTTCC CTTCGCCACAAGCGAAAGCAATCGCTTGAAGGACAGTCCTTTGCATCGTCCTTTGCCAACGAAACTTAACGG CTATAAGAAAACTGTCCAGTACGATCCCAGGAACAGCGATACCTACAGAGCCATTCAAGAAGAGGGCGGCTACAGCAACTATGGCCAGTCCTCGCCACAGGAAGTAACCATTCCTGTGCAGACTAAGGTCTATCAGCCGAATAGATTGGTTCCAGGAAAG AAACCAGTATCAGCGCCAGTATCCCGGCCGCCGTACAAT GTGGTAAACACCCACGATGAGAACATACGCCAGAGCGGCTCCTTCAATCGTCTCATGTACAGCGTCATTGGTGCCACCGAGTACTag
- the LOC108035039 gene encoding uncharacterized protein LOC108035039 isoform X12, translated as MEYVQFKNGSPVYYKEQPDLNECIQYQPYRTTPLVLPGAKVKKDAPTTESYLRHYPNPAVRAHPGHDYHDSIMKQRVADTMLHKVVGSEADTGRVFHKQFNSPIGLYSNNNIEDTIRSTVPYKKTVQYDPRNSDTYRAIQEEGGYSNYGQSSPQEVTIPVQTKVYQPNRLVPGKKPVSAPVSRPPYNVVNTHDENIRQSGSFNRLMYSVIGATEY; from the exons ATGGAGTACGTTCAGTTCAAAAACGGATCCCCAGTCTACTACAAGGAGCAGCCAGACCTCAATGAGTGCATCCAATACCAA CCCTACCGAACAACTCCGCTGGTCCTGCCCGGCGCCAAAGTGAAGAAGGATGCGCCCACGACAGAGTCCTACTTGAGGCACTACCCCAACCCGGCTGTGCGCGCCCACCCAGGACACGACTACCATGACAGTATCATGAAGCAG CGCGTGGCCGATACCATGCTGCACAAGGTTGTCGGTTCTGAGGCCGACACTGGCCGC GTCTTCCACAAGCAATTCAACTCGCCCATCGGCCTGTACTCCAACAACAACATCGAGGACACCATCAGATCTACAGTTCC CTATAAGAAAACTGTCCAGTACGATCCCAGGAACAGCGATACCTACAGAGCCATTCAAGAAGAGGGCGGCTACAGCAACTATGGCCAGTCCTCGCCACAGGAAGTAACCATTCCTGTGCAGACTAAGGTCTATCAGCCGAATAGATTGGTTCCAGGAAAG AAACCAGTATCAGCGCCAGTATCCCGGCCGCCGTACAAT GTGGTAAACACCCACGATGAGAACATACGCCAGAGCGGCTCCTTCAATCGTCTCATGTACAGCGTCATTGGTGCCACCGAGTACTag
- the LOC108035039 gene encoding uncharacterized protein LOC108035039 isoform X13, with translation MEYVQFKNGSPVYYKEQPDLNECIQYQPYRTTPLVLPGAKVKKDAPTTESYLRHYPNPAVRAHPGHDYHDSIMKQRVADTMLHKVVGSEADTGRVFHKQFNSPIGLYSNNNIEDTIRSTVPIFIDLSFLEQKRKILEQQKQKDQLAEQQRLQRQQQLQLLYQQNK, from the exons ATGGAGTACGTTCAGTTCAAAAACGGATCCCCAGTCTACTACAAGGAGCAGCCAGACCTCAATGAGTGCATCCAATACCAA CCCTACCGAACAACTCCGCTGGTCCTGCCCGGCGCCAAAGTGAAGAAGGATGCGCCCACGACAGAGTCCTACTTGAGGCACTACCCCAACCCGGCTGTGCGCGCCCACCCAGGACACGACTACCATGACAGTATCATGAAGCAG CGCGTGGCCGATACCATGCTGCACAAGGTTGTCGGTTCTGAGGCCGACACTGGCCGC GTCTTCCACAAGCAATTCAACTCGCCCATCGGCCTGTACTCCAACAACAACATCGAGGACACCATCAGATCTACAGTTCC AATTTTCATCGATCTATCTTTCCTGGAACAAAAACGTAAAATCCTGgagcaacaaaagcaaaaagaCCAACTTGCAGAGCAACAACGTCTACAGcgccagcagcaactgcaactacTCTATCAACAAAACAAATGA
- the LOC108035039 gene encoding uncharacterized protein LOC108035039 isoform X14 → MEYVQFKNGSPVYYKEQPDLNECIQYQPYRTTPLVLPGAKVKKDAPTTESYLRHYPNPAVRAHPGHDYHDSIMKQRVADTMLHKVVGSEADTGRVFHKQFNSPIGLYSNNNIEDTIRSTVPNQYQRQYPGRRTM, encoded by the exons ATGGAGTACGTTCAGTTCAAAAACGGATCCCCAGTCTACTACAAGGAGCAGCCAGACCTCAATGAGTGCATCCAATACCAA CCCTACCGAACAACTCCGCTGGTCCTGCCCGGCGCCAAAGTGAAGAAGGATGCGCCCACGACAGAGTCCTACTTGAGGCACTACCCCAACCCGGCTGTGCGCGCCCACCCAGGACACGACTACCATGACAGTATCATGAAGCAG CGCGTGGCCGATACCATGCTGCACAAGGTTGTCGGTTCTGAGGCCGACACTGGCCGC GTCTTCCACAAGCAATTCAACTCGCCCATCGGCCTGTACTCCAACAACAACATCGAGGACACCATCAGATCTACAGTTCC AAACCAGTATCAGCGCCAGTATCCCGGCCGCCGTACAATGTGA